Proteins encoded together in one Pirellulales bacterium window:
- a CDS encoding DUF2891 domain-containing protein, with amino-acid sequence MARHAPSFAAAACLALLEFAVLGIPVRAEHPAAADQRPALGAKLTGKQVAAFAELALAGLDKEYPNKPQHVMTGPESKLSPRELHPAFFGCFDWHSSVHGHWMLVRLLKLYPDHAAAEEIRGRLDAHFSRASLQREADYFTVKENLSFERMYGWAWCLRLAAELHAWDDPQARQWRDNIRPLESKLVELTMAYLPKLSFPVRTGVHPDTAFALAQTLDYAQTVGNKALADLVSRRSRDYYLDDTKYNDDYEPSGEDFFSPALNEADLMRRVLKPDEFASWLDRFLPGLGDGSAKRLLAPVEVSDVADPKLVHLAGLNLSRAWTLAGIARGLPVQDLRVKRLEEAAAKHAEKGLGYVFSGHYEGEHWLATFAIYALAEGGTDSHSSTAR; translated from the coding sequence ATGGCACGACATGCTCCATCGTTTGCCGCCGCTGCTTGTTTGGCGCTCCTGGAATTCGCGGTGCTGGGAATTCCCGTGAGAGCAGAGCACCCCGCCGCCGCGGATCAACGGCCCGCGCTCGGCGCGAAGCTGACGGGCAAGCAAGTCGCGGCCTTTGCAGAATTGGCGCTCGCGGGACTGGATAAAGAGTATCCCAACAAGCCGCAGCACGTGATGACGGGGCCGGAATCCAAGCTGAGCCCGCGCGAGCTGCACCCCGCGTTTTTCGGCTGCTTTGACTGGCACAGTAGCGTGCACGGGCACTGGATGCTGGTCCGGTTGCTGAAGCTCTATCCGGATCACGCCGCGGCTGAGGAGATTCGCGGGCGGCTCGACGCCCATTTCAGCCGCGCATCACTCCAGCGCGAAGCCGATTACTTCACCGTCAAGGAAAACTTGTCGTTCGAGCGGATGTACGGCTGGGCCTGGTGCCTGCGGTTGGCGGCCGAGCTGCACGCCTGGGACGATCCGCAAGCGCGGCAGTGGCGGGACAACATTCGGCCGCTGGAGAGCAAGCTCGTCGAGCTAACAATGGCCTACCTGCCAAAGCTGAGCTTCCCCGTTCGCACCGGCGTCCATCCGGACACGGCGTTCGCACTGGCTCAGACGCTCGACTATGCTCAGACCGTGGGCAACAAAGCGTTGGCTGATCTGGTTAGCCGGCGGAGCCGTGACTATTACCTTGACGACACGAAGTACAACGATGACTACGAGCCATCCGGCGAAGACTTTTTCTCCCCGGCGCTCAACGAGGCCGACCTGATGCGCCGCGTGCTTAAACCGGATGAATTCGCATCGTGGCTCGACCGCTTCTTGCCCGGCTTGGGTGACGGCTCGGCGAAACGGCTGCTGGCGCCGGTTGAGGTTAGCGACGTCGCCGATCCGAAGCTCGTGCATCTCGCCGGCTTGAATCTGTCGCGAGCCTGGACGCTCGCCGGCATCGCTCGCGGCCTTCCCGTCCAGGATCTGCGAGTGAAACGTCTCGAAGAGGCCGCTGCAAAGCACGCCGAAAAGGGACTGGGGTACGTCTTTAGCGGTCACTACGAGGGCGAGCATTGGTTGGCCACGTTTGCGATCTACGCCCTCGCGGAGGGTGGGACCGATTCTCATTCTTCAACCGCTCGCTGA
- a CDS encoding ECF-type sigma factor has translation MQRNDEFSELFERVRGGDADAACVIVRRYESAIRVAVRSRLLDPALKSQLDSMDVCQSVLISFFIRAAAGAFDLHEPRQLVALLLKMAQNKLAVQVRNQHRQRRDIRRAGGWVGQLEGLASPAPGPIRHAAGKELLDRALGMMSPEIRGMAEQRMRGESWSMIASHFGGSADARRKQYERAVAQIADSLDASNLEG, from the coding sequence ATGCAGCGCAACGACGAGTTCTCCGAGCTATTCGAACGTGTTCGCGGGGGGGATGCGGACGCGGCCTGCGTCATCGTCCGGCGATACGAATCGGCGATTCGGGTCGCCGTTCGCTCGCGGTTGCTCGATCCGGCCCTCAAGAGTCAGCTCGATTCGATGGATGTCTGCCAGTCGGTGCTGATCAGCTTTTTCATTCGCGCGGCCGCCGGAGCGTTCGACCTGCACGAGCCGAGGCAACTTGTCGCCCTGCTGTTGAAGATGGCGCAGAACAAACTGGCGGTGCAGGTCCGCAATCAGCATCGCCAACGTCGCGATATCCGCCGCGCCGGCGGCTGGGTCGGCCAGTTGGAAGGATTGGCGTCGCCGGCGCCGGGTCCGATCCGGCACGCCGCCGGCAAGGAACTCCTCGATCGGGCGCTGGGAATGATGTCGCCAGAAATTCGCGGCATGGCCGAGCAGCGGATGCGCGGCGAGTCTTGGTCGATGATCGCCTCGCATTTCGGCGGCAGCGCGGACGCCCGGCGGAAGCAGTATGAACGGGCCGTGGCCCAGATCGCCGACTCCTTGGACGCCTCGAACCTCGAAGGGTAA
- a CDS encoding protein kinase — MAADAQTDLSHAAASLNAAISSVREFPRSVWMELLRRDQCERWRSGRRTPVEIYIDLLPELSADREDILILISGEVQLRREIGEACTLREYQTRFPELADDIALQFDLDPYFSQRNDSSDTGRGRSGFSNADLPGYEIFRELGRGASGVIYLARRISLDRLVAVKAIPLSAGDPHRLSRQRREASILSRLQHPHVVQIYDVIETPGMLYLIIEYVNGPTLTESTTGSPQPPQAAARLVLTLAEAIHVVHEAGVLHRDLKPSNILLTSAGEPKITDFGLAKLLSNDSQLTTDNCLLGTPCYMPPEQASGSAGECRREGDVYSLGAILYELLTGRPPFRGVTVLDTLSLIRDREPVACRASQPQTPRDLETICLKCLAKAPQERYETAAALADDLSRFLDGAAIKARPPSRIETAVRWCRRRPAIAGLGAGLLVAILAGFGGILWQWNRAETERQLADQQSVEIQRTAERLRTALVLVERGHTFRSWRRWDDAVDALDEAIRLCPELRSAWEERGSLFTEMGLWDYALADRRQAFELNEPALAVDWWSLAVLMVEEHDQEGYRRLCARMGERFSGYSDQNATDCIRAECLLPGVGIDYGHAEERLRATPTHGYDPLSLYVRGLVQLRAGKLDSAASSCLESLQLGTDWKERALNYPLLALANAKRGAAGEARAELENATSAREHWIQDLYTSGDTNWIGDKGMSAEWGVSPSAWLEYNHLYDEARSELHQPPANDDVRLIVLRARALAAIDRSDAADASYRRAIALDPGNEFVRAERQRCEAYRRVKEGDFARGADEFAAAIKTEPTDVRLWVNSAHAHLAAGMIDEYRRDCREMLRRFRVTKNPADADLVVWSCVARPDALPSMEELLPLADLSAAAYPGAARTRGAALVRAGRCEEALREFDKAARFNIPNPSVMCLQAIAGCRLGQIALAREHLDAASRWIAEADRRTLPDIDMPKPCWGNLVWYDHQDALRLLDEANRLLANPSLAK, encoded by the coding sequence GTGGCCGCGGATGCCCAAACCGATCTGTCGCACGCGGCTGCCTCGCTCAACGCCGCCATTTCGAGCGTGCGAGAGTTCCCACGCTCCGTGTGGATGGAACTGCTGCGCCGCGACCAGTGTGAGCGGTGGCGCAGCGGGCGGCGGACGCCCGTCGAGATCTATATCGATCTGCTGCCCGAGCTGAGCGCCGATCGCGAGGACATCCTGATCTTGATCAGTGGCGAAGTGCAGTTGCGCCGCGAGATCGGCGAGGCCTGCACGCTGCGCGAATATCAGACCCGATTTCCGGAACTCGCCGACGACATCGCGCTGCAGTTCGACCTCGATCCCTACTTTTCCCAGCGAAACGACTCCAGCGACACGGGGCGCGGACGATCGGGATTCAGTAACGCCGATTTGCCCGGCTACGAAATCTTCCGGGAACTCGGCCGCGGGGCTTCCGGTGTGATCTATCTTGCTCGGCGGATTTCGCTCGATCGCCTGGTCGCCGTGAAGGCGATTCCGTTGTCGGCGGGCGACCCGCACCGATTGAGCCGTCAGCGTCGAGAGGCCTCAATTCTCTCTAGGCTTCAGCATCCCCACGTCGTCCAGATTTACGATGTGATCGAAACCCCCGGAATGCTGTATTTGATTATCGAATATGTGAATGGACCGACGCTGACTGAATCGACGACGGGAAGCCCGCAGCCGCCGCAGGCGGCCGCGCGGCTTGTGCTGACGTTGGCCGAGGCGATTCACGTCGTGCACGAGGCAGGAGTGCTCCACCGCGATTTGAAGCCGTCCAACATTCTCTTGACGTCCGCGGGCGAACCGAAGATCACCGATTTCGGGCTGGCCAAGCTGCTTTCAAACGACAGCCAATTGACGACAGACAATTGCCTGCTCGGAACGCCTTGCTACATGCCGCCGGAGCAGGCTTCGGGCAGCGCTGGTGAATGCAGGCGAGAAGGGGACGTGTATTCGCTCGGGGCGATTCTCTATGAGCTGTTGACCGGTCGCCCGCCATTTCGCGGCGTGACGGTCCTCGACACGCTCAGCTTGATCCGTGACCGTGAGCCGGTTGCATGCCGGGCGTCGCAGCCTCAAACTCCGCGGGATCTCGAGACGATTTGCTTGAAGTGCCTGGCCAAAGCGCCGCAAGAGCGTTACGAGACGGCTGCCGCCTTGGCCGACGACCTGAGTCGGTTTCTGGACGGCGCTGCAATCAAGGCCCGCCCGCCGTCGCGGATCGAGACAGCCGTGCGGTGGTGCCGACGTCGGCCGGCGATCGCCGGTTTGGGCGCAGGCCTGCTGGTGGCAATCTTGGCCGGGTTCGGCGGAATCCTTTGGCAGTGGAACCGGGCGGAAACGGAACGGCAACTTGCCGACCAACAGTCCGTCGAGATTCAACGAACCGCCGAACGACTGCGAACCGCGCTGGTGCTCGTCGAGCGGGGGCACACCTTCCGAAGTTGGCGCCGCTGGGACGATGCCGTCGATGCGCTTGATGAAGCGATCCGCCTATGTCCCGAACTCCGCTCAGCCTGGGAGGAGCGAGGATCGCTCTTCACCGAAATGGGCCTGTGGGATTATGCGCTTGCGGACCGGCGACAGGCTTTCGAACTCAACGAACCGGCGCTAGCAGTCGATTGGTGGTCGCTGGCCGTGCTCATGGTCGAGGAACATGATCAGGAGGGCTATCGCCGGTTATGCGCCCGAATGGGTGAGCGGTTTTCGGGCTACAGCGACCAGAATGCAACCGACTGCATTCGGGCGGAGTGCTTGCTGCCGGGTGTCGGCATCGATTACGGCCACGCTGAAGAACGGCTGCGGGCAACGCCGACCCATGGCTACGACCCGCTTTCGCTGTACGTGCGAGGGTTGGTCCAACTTCGCGCGGGGAAACTGGACTCGGCAGCGTCGAGCTGCCTGGAATCACTGCAACTCGGCACCGACTGGAAAGAGCGGGCATTGAATTACCCGCTCCTCGCACTGGCGAACGCGAAACGCGGCGCGGCCGGCGAAGCACGCGCTGAATTGGAGAATGCAACATCCGCAAGAGAACATTGGATTCAAGATTTGTACACAAGCGGCGACACGAACTGGATCGGAGACAAAGGCATGTCGGCCGAATGGGGAGTCTCGCCGTCGGCATGGCTCGAATACAACCATTTGTACGATGAGGCGCGGAGCGAGTTGCACCAACCGCCGGCGAACGACGATGTCCGACTGATTGTTCTTCGGGCACGCGCGCTGGCCGCGATCGACCGATCCGACGCGGCCGATGCGAGTTACCGGCGGGCCATTGCGCTGGACCCTGGCAACGAGTTCGTTCGCGCGGAGCGCCAGCGATGCGAGGCCTATCGGCGGGTCAAGGAAGGGGACTTTGCTCGCGGAGCCGACGAGTTTGCCGCTGCGATCAAAACTGAGCCGACTGACGTGCGGCTTTGGGTCAATTCGGCTCACGCGCACCTGGCAGCCGGGATGATCGACGAATATCGCCGGGACTGCCGTGAAATGTTACGCCGGTTTCGCGTCACAAAGAATCCCGCAGACGCCGACCTGGTCGTCTGGAGCTGCGTGGCGCGTCCCGATGCGTTGCCGAGCATGGAGGAATTGCTTCCGCTGGCGGACCTTTCCGCGGCTGCCTATCCGGGAGCGGCGCGGACTCGAGGGGCAGCGCTCGTCCGCGCCGGCCGTTGCGAAGAAGCGCTTCGGGAGTTCGACAAAGCAGCCCGATTCAATATCCCCAATCCGTCCGTCATGTGCCTGCAAGCAATCGCCGGCTGTCGGCTCGGACAGATTGCATTGGCGCGAGAGCACTTGGACGCCGCGAGCCGCTGGATCGCGGAGGCCGATCGCCGGACACTGCCCGATATCGACATGCCAAAGCCGTGTTGGGGCAATCTCGTCTGGTATGATCACCAGGACGCGCTTCGTCTGCTCGACGAAGCGAACCGGCTGCTTGCCAATCCGTCGTTGGCCAAATAG